A window of Costertonia aggregata contains these coding sequences:
- a CDS encoding LptF/LptG family permease, whose product MFIFIFQTIWLFIDDLAGKGLDPVIFGKFFFYIMPSLTEKVLPLTVLLSSILTFGTFAENYEFAAMKASGISLQRSMRSLIVFVIFLGGVTFYFANSVIPAAEQKIYNLRKNIAKVKPAAIITEGVFTDLEGTGMNMKVDKKYGEEDRFLDGVVIHEKSKSNINVTVIKAETGELVSSEKSDILKLILKNGHYYNEVRSAKADKERKFPFTKANFDTYIINKDISDLNDVDLEEERNVSTDKMKNVARLVKDIDSLKDRTVEVINAFSKNISSRMGAFVPVSPKDTSKLKKESISSLDSLELTMEKPKLDTIATSSDIVSLYNEWQQQQLISSAKNSTTNILNSITGKKQELDRWYKIHRMHILSFHNKFALALSCIILFFVGAPLGAIIRKGGIGLPLVIAIILFLVYYFLGVFSNNYAKEGNISPILGAWLPTLIMLPLGIFLTKRATADKGLLTIGNVWDGIKALFKKKEKNSAV is encoded by the coding sequence ATGTTCATCTTTATTTTTCAAACGATTTGGTTGTTTATAGATGATTTGGCGGGCAAAGGTTTAGATCCGGTCATATTTGGGAAGTTTTTCTTTTACATAATGCCCAGTTTGACCGAAAAAGTGCTCCCGCTCACTGTGCTTTTATCCTCTATTTTAACCTTTGGTACTTTTGCCGAAAACTATGAGTTTGCCGCCATGAAGGCATCGGGCATATCCTTGCAGCGTTCAATGCGAAGTTTGATCGTATTCGTTATTTTTTTGGGTGGGGTCACGTTTTATTTTGCCAATAGCGTTATCCCTGCGGCAGAGCAAAAAATATATAACCTGAGAAAAAACATAGCCAAAGTAAAACCTGCCGCTATAATTACCGAAGGGGTTTTTACCGACCTAGAAGGCACCGGAATGAACATGAAGGTCGATAAAAAATATGGTGAGGAAGATCGTTTTTTGGACGGCGTGGTCATTCATGAAAAATCCAAAAGCAATATTAACGTAACGGTCATCAAAGCGGAAACGGGAGAACTGGTAAGTAGCGAAAAGTCCGATATACTCAAGCTTATTCTCAAAAACGGACATTATTATAACGAAGTAAGAAGTGCCAAGGCAGATAAGGAACGAAAATTCCCATTTACAAAAGCCAATTTTGATACCTATATCATCAACAAAGACATCTCTGACCTCAATGATGTGGATTTGGAGGAAGAACGTAATGTAAGTACGGACAAAATGAAAAATGTTGCCCGGCTCGTAAAAGACATAGACTCCCTAAAAGACAGGACCGTAGAGGTCATCAACGCATTCTCAAAAAATATATCAAGCAGAATGGGGGCTTTCGTTCCTGTTTCACCCAAGGACACTTCAAAATTAAAAAAAGAGAGCATTTCGTCCCTTGATTCACTTGAATTGACAATGGAAAAACCTAAATTGGATACCATAGCAACGTCAAGCGACATTGTTTCCTTATACAATGAATGGCAACAGCAGCAACTTATAAGTTCTGCTAAGAATTCCACTACCAACATCTTGAATTCCATAACAGGAAAAAAACAAGAGCTTGATAGGTGGTATAAAATCCATAGAATGCATATTCTGTCGTTTCATAACAAATTTGCATTGGCGTTGTCCTGTATCATATTATTCTTTGTAGGCGCACCATTAGGTGCCATTATCAGAAAGGGTGGTATAGGTCTGCCCTTGGTCATAGCGATAATCCTGTTCTTGGTATATTATTTTTTGGGCGTTTTTTCAAATAATTATGCTAAAGAAGGGAATATATCCCCTATTTTGGGGGCATGGTTGCCTACATTGATCATGTTGCCGTTAGGCATATTCCTGACCAAACGTGCCACGGCGGACAAAGGTTTGCTCACCATAGGCAATGTTTGGGACGGTATTAAAGCTTTGTTCAAGAAAAAAGAAAAAAATAGTGCTGTATGA
- a CDS encoding LolA family protein has protein sequence MKKIVLLLSLMVSSPFALAQNSAKAKTLLDDVYNKVKSYDNIFVDFKYVLDNKEANINQETRGDVTLQGDKYLFNSFGAQQLFDGKKVYTIVPENEEITIEEKSEDENAITPSKMLTFYKEGHNYEWDVLQNVQGRKIQYVKLTPIDTNSEIKSVLLGIDVETKHIYKLIQTGDNGTTTTITVNSFKTDQPLSKTLFTFNEQKYKDEGYYIIRN, from the coding sequence ATGAAAAAAATAGTACTGTTATTAAGTTTAATGGTTTCTTCCCCATTCGCACTAGCACAAAATTCCGCTAAAGCAAAAACACTTTTAGACGATGTCTACAACAAGGTCAAGAGCTACGATAACATATTCGTGGATTTTAAATATGTACTGGATAACAAAGAGGCGAACATAAACCAAGAAACACGTGGCGATGTCACGTTACAGGGCGATAAATATCTCTTTAACTCTTTTGGGGCACAACAATTATTTGATGGTAAAAAAGTGTACACTATTGTACCGGAAAACGAGGAAATCACCATTGAGGAAAAATCGGAGGACGAAAATGCAATAACGCCATCAAAAATGCTCACATTCTACAAGGAAGGCCATAACTATGAGTGGGACGTGTTGCAAAATGTGCAAGGGCGAAAAATTCAATATGTAAAATTGACACCTATCGATACCAATTCTGAAATTAAATCGGTTTTATTGGGTATCGATGTTGAGACCAAGCACATTTACAAGCTCATACAAACCGGTGATAATGGTACAACCACTACGATAACTGTTAATTCTTTTAAAACAGATCAACCTTTATCAAAAACCTTATTTACTTTTAACGAGCAAAAATATAAGGACGAAGGTTACTATATTATCAGAAATTAA
- a CDS encoding FtsK/SpoIIIE family DNA translocase translates to MAKKVRKSKPKTTTKGNTFKLSKQNKIILGSLLMLFSIALFFSFVSFYFTWQDDQSLLTQFADRNKEAQNLLNKFGAGVSHFFMYKGFGLASLIFPFLLFTTGLYMFLSMQKQGLLKKWVWGLLFVIWISIALGFFAEAQPLLGGLVGYEMNDFLQDYTGKIGVFLLLLFGLIFILVRLFNITPDGIAQYFKQKSTSLASEFEQKSTQENTINSEKEEEAPVIIDTYTHKKDIPSLKKEESPDSFEITPPVAEELAIEVEKVVEETEETDNIANKLVDDFGEFDPTLELGNYKFPTMELLDAHGVSGGITINQEELEENKNKIVDTLKNYKIGIAQIKATIGPTVTLYEIVPEAGVRISKIKNLEDDIALSLAALGIRIIAPIPGKGTIGIEVPNKNATIVSMRSVIASSKFQKAEMQLPIAFGKTISNETFVVDLAKMPHLLMAGATGQGKSVGLNAVLTSLLYKKHPAEVKFILVDPKKVELSIYNKIERHFLAKLPDSEEAIITDNAKVINTLNSLCIEMDNRYELLKHAMVRNIKEYNEKFKSRKLNPNDGHKFLPYIVLVIDEFADLIMTAGKEVETPIARLAQLARAIGIHLIIATQRPSVNVITGIIKANFPARIAFRVTSKIDSRTILDTQGADQLIGRGDMLYTQGNDVTRIQCAFVDTPEVAKITEYIGSQRAYPEAHELPEYVGDDSGTSIDYDIADRDAMFRDAAEVIVTAQQGSASLIQRKLKLGYNRAGRIVDQLEAAGIVGPFEGSKARQVLVPDLVALDQLLKNEGS, encoded by the coding sequence ATGGCAAAGAAGGTTAGAAAGTCAAAGCCTAAAACTACCACAAAAGGCAATACTTTTAAATTATCCAAACAAAATAAAATAATACTGGGGAGCTTGTTGATGCTCTTCAGCATTGCTTTGTTCTTTTCTTTTGTTTCCTTTTATTTCACCTGGCAAGACGACCAAAGTCTTTTGACCCAGTTTGCCGATCGTAATAAAGAGGCGCAAAACCTACTGAACAAATTTGGTGCCGGCGTAAGCCACTTTTTTATGTACAAGGGTTTTGGTCTGGCATCGCTAATCTTCCCTTTTCTCTTGTTCACAACAGGGTTGTATATGTTCCTCAGCATGCAAAAGCAAGGTCTTTTGAAAAAATGGGTCTGGGGATTGCTTTTTGTAATATGGATTTCCATCGCTTTAGGTTTCTTCGCAGAAGCACAACCTTTGCTAGGTGGCTTGGTAGGCTATGAGATGAACGATTTTCTACAGGACTATACCGGTAAAATAGGGGTTTTTCTGCTCTTGCTGTTCGGGTTGATTTTTATTTTGGTACGATTGTTCAATATTACTCCCGATGGGATTGCACAATATTTTAAACAGAAAAGTACTTCATTGGCCTCAGAATTTGAACAAAAGTCTACCCAGGAAAATACCATAAACTCCGAAAAAGAAGAGGAAGCTCCTGTAATCATTGATACGTATACCCATAAGAAGGATATTCCATCCCTAAAAAAAGAAGAATCACCCGATAGTTTTGAGATAACCCCGCCCGTGGCCGAAGAATTGGCCATAGAAGTTGAAAAAGTAGTTGAAGAGACCGAGGAAACAGATAATATCGCCAATAAATTGGTTGATGATTTTGGCGAATTTGACCCTACCTTAGAGTTGGGCAACTACAAATTCCCCACTATGGAACTTTTAGATGCCCATGGGGTCAGCGGTGGCATCACCATTAATCAAGAAGAACTGGAGGAAAACAAAAACAAAATTGTTGATACGTTAAAGAACTATAAAATCGGTATCGCCCAAATAAAAGCGACCATAGGCCCAACAGTTACCTTATACGAAATTGTTCCCGAAGCAGGAGTGCGAATATCCAAAATAAAAAACCTGGAAGATGATATCGCCCTTTCTTTAGCAGCCTTGGGGATTCGTATCATTGCACCTATACCGGGTAAGGGAACCATTGGTATAGAGGTACCGAACAAAAACGCTACAATTGTATCGATGCGGTCCGTAATTGCGTCGAGCAAGTTCCAAAAAGCAGAGATGCAACTACCCATCGCTTTTGGGAAAACGATAAGTAACGAGACCTTTGTGGTCGATTTGGCAAAAATGCCGCACTTGTTGATGGCTGGTGCTACTGGACAAGGAAAATCGGTAGGGCTAAATGCCGTATTGACATCTTTGCTGTATAAAAAACATCCGGCCGAGGTGAAATTTATTTTGGTAGATCCCAAAAAGGTAGAACTATCCATTTACAATAAAATAGAACGTCACTTTTTGGCAAAATTACCCGATTCCGAAGAAGCTATCATAACCGATAATGCCAAGGTTATCAATACCTTGAACTCGCTCTGTATCGAAATGGACAACAGGTATGAGCTTCTTAAGCATGCCATGGTACGTAATATTAAAGAGTATAATGAGAAATTCAAGTCCCGAAAGCTGAATCCGAACGACGGCCATAAATTCTTGCCCTACATTGTTTTGGTCATTGATGAATTTGCCGACTTGATCATGACAGCCGGCAAAGAGGTTGAAACACCTATCGCACGTTTGGCACAATTGGCACGGGCCATCGGAATTCATTTGATCATTGCTACCCAAAGACCATCAGTAAACGTAATAACGGGTATCATAAAAGCTAATTTCCCAGCAAGGATTGCTTTTAGGGTAACGTCAAAGATAGATTCCCGCACCATTTTGGATACCCAAGGTGCCGACCAGCTTATTGGTCGTGGAGATATGTTGTACACACAAGGCAACGATGTCACCCGTATACAATGTGCTTTTGTAGACACCCCAGAAGTAGCCAAAATCACTGAATATATAGGTTCACAAAGAGCTTATCCCGAAGCACATGAACTGCCAGAATATGTTGGGGACGATTCTGGCACAAGTATTGATTATGATATTGCCGATCGAGATGCCATGTTCAGGGATGCGGCCGAAGTCATCGTCACCGCGCAGCAAGGGTCGGCCTCTTTAATACAACGCAAACTCAAACTGGGGTACAACCGTGCGGGGCGCATTGTTGACCAATTGGAAGCTGCGGGAATCGTCGGCCCTTTTGAAGGGAGTAAGGCAAGGCAGGTTTTGGTACCGGATTTAGTGGCATTGGACCAATTATTAAAAAATGAAGGCTCTTAG
- a CDS encoding diacylglycerol kinase has product MPKESFLVNRIKSVGFALRGAWLLVRTEASIKVQVFITIVMTAAGFYFDISNTEWCIQILTIAVILGVEGLNTAVESISDYVQPEFDVKIGFIKDISAGAVMLVSIAATIIGCIIYLPKIF; this is encoded by the coding sequence ATGCCAAAAGAATCATTTTTAGTGAATCGTATAAAAAGTGTGGGATTTGCCCTGCGCGGTGCATGGTTACTCGTTAGGACCGAGGCCAGCATAAAAGTGCAGGTTTTCATTACTATCGTAATGACCGCAGCCGGTTTTTATTTTGACATCTCGAATACGGAGTGGTGCATACAAATTCTCACTATTGCCGTTATATTGGGAGTTGAAGGTCTCAATACAGCGGTGGAAAGTATATCTGATTACGTGCAACCCGAATTTGATGTAAAAATCGGTTTTATAAAGGATATCTCTGCGGGTGCGGTAATGTTGGTGTCCATAGCCGCTACAATTATCGGCTGTATTATTTATTTGCCAAAGATTTTTTGA
- the tpx gene encoding thiol peroxidase, protein MATVTLKGNEIHTLGNLPAQGSMAPNATLTKTDLSATSIADYKGKKVVLNIFPSIDTGTCAQSVRQFNEEAAELDNTVVLCISKDLPFAQTRFCGAEGIENVEMLSDFKDGNFGTSYGLSFSDGPLAPLHSRAVVVLNEQGNVLYTEQVPEIVDEPNYKAALEALMDA, encoded by the coding sequence ATGGCTACCGTAACATTAAAAGGAAACGAAATACATACATTGGGCAATTTGCCCGCACAGGGAAGCATGGCACCGAATGCGACATTGACAAAGACCGATCTGTCAGCAACATCCATAGCGGATTACAAAGGAAAAAAAGTTGTCTTGAATATCTTCCCAAGCATAGACACGGGCACTTGTGCACAGTCCGTTCGGCAATTCAATGAAGAAGCCGCAGAACTTGACAATACCGTGGTGCTCTGCATTTCAAAGGACTTACCTTTTGCGCAAACCCGCTTTTGTGGAGCAGAAGGTATTGAAAATGTGGAAATGCTGTCTGATTTTAAAGATGGTAATTTTGGCACATCCTACGGGCTTTCCTTTTCCGATGGCCCCTTGGCGCCCCTACATTCGCGCGCTGTTGTGGTCTTGAACGAACAAGGTAATGTGCTTTACACCGAACAGGTTCCTGAAATTGTGGATGAACCCAATTACAAAGCGGCTTTGGAAGCTTTAATGGACGCTTAG
- the nhaC gene encoding Na+/H+ antiporter NhaC, protein MGDQNTNKHRGNENIVENKELSIWEALIPVIALVGMLAYNVYVFGDDALSGSNQFVLLLGGAVAAIIGFYNKISYKKMIAEVAENVKSTTGALLILLMVGALAGTWLISGIIPAMIYYGLQILNPTIFLAACVIICAIISIATGSSWTTAATVGIALIGIGDALGISLGMTAGAVLSGAYFGDKLSPLSDTTNLAPAMAGGELFEHIKYMLWTTVPTVSVTLIVFIIIGLNLETSGEADIDSILTSIDASFNINGWLFIVPIVVVALIIKKTPPLAALLIGTLLGAVFALIFQPDIVAGITNAKELSFESAYKGVLKAITVETSVPTDNETLNDLFSAKGMAGMLGTIWLIVCAMVFGGIMDGIGALSRITKSLLSMAKSTFSLFASTVGSCLALNVTASDQYLAIVVPGKMFSKAYEDKGLAPENLSRTLEDSGTVTSVLVPWNTCGAYHSGVLGVSVAEYFFYAIFNWLSPIMTLIFAAFSIKIKQLTTKQA, encoded by the coding sequence ATGGGTGACCAAAATACCAATAAGCACAGGGGAAACGAAAATATTGTTGAAAATAAGGAGCTTAGCATTTGGGAAGCCCTTATACCTGTTATTGCTTTGGTAGGTATGTTGGCCTACAACGTATATGTTTTTGGTGATGATGCCCTGAGCGGGTCTAACCAATTTGTTTTGCTGCTAGGTGGCGCAGTTGCCGCTATCATTGGGTTCTACAACAAGATATCCTATAAAAAAATGATTGCCGAGGTAGCAGAAAACGTAAAATCTACAACCGGTGCACTTTTGATACTTTTAATGGTAGGGGCCCTGGCGGGTACTTGGTTGATAAGCGGTATTATTCCCGCTATGATATATTACGGGCTCCAAATACTCAACCCGACCATATTTTTGGCAGCCTGTGTCATCATTTGTGCCATTATTTCAATAGCTACAGGAAGTAGCTGGACGACGGCCGCTACAGTGGGTATCGCATTGATAGGTATAGGGGACGCGTTGGGCATATCATTGGGCATGACAGCCGGGGCCGTACTTTCAGGTGCTTATTTTGGAGACAAGCTCTCCCCGTTGAGCGATACCACCAACCTTGCCCCGGCCATGGCGGGCGGTGAGCTTTTTGAACATATAAAATACATGTTATGGACAACGGTACCTACAGTCTCCGTAACACTGATCGTATTCATAATTATCGGACTTAATTTGGAAACCAGCGGAGAGGCGGACATCGATTCTATTTTAACTTCAATCGATGCTTCTTTCAATATCAATGGTTGGTTATTTATAGTCCCCATAGTTGTTGTTGCCCTGATCATCAAAAAAACGCCACCGTTGGCCGCATTGCTTATCGGTACGCTCCTGGGTGCTGTTTTTGCGCTTATCTTTCAACCGGATATCGTGGCGGGAATTACAAATGCCAAGGAATTATCCTTTGAATCGGCCTACAAGGGAGTGCTTAAAGCAATAACGGTAGAAACTTCAGTACCCACAGATAATGAAACCCTGAACGATTTATTTTCCGCTAAGGGAATGGCGGGAATGTTGGGTACTATTTGGTTGATCGTATGCGCTATGGTTTTTGGCGGCATTATGGATGGTATCGGAGCACTTTCAAGAATTACGAAATCATTATTGTCTATGGCCAAAAGCACTTTTAGTCTTTTTGCCAGCACTGTGGGTAGCTGTTTGGCATTGAACGTCACGGCATCGGACCAGTATCTGGCGATAGTCGTTCCCGGAAAAATGTTCAGTAAAGCTTATGAGGACAAAGGCCTGGCTCCTGAAAACCTTAGTAGAACCTTGGAAGATTCCGGTACCGTAACATCGGTCCTTGTACCTTGGAATACCTGTGGCGCATATCATAGCGGTGTTTTGGGCGTGAGTGTTGCCGAATACTTCTTTTATGCCATATTTAACTGGTTAAGCCCCATTATGACCTTGATTTTTGCTGCGTTCAGTATCAAGATAAAGCAATTGACCACCAAGCAGGCGTAA
- a CDS encoding aminotransferase class I/II-fold pyridoxal phosphate-dependent enzyme, translated as MDFKASNNLQDLQYFGEYGGVNPSVSDSSTYTFLSAKTMFDTFEGNTEGCYLYSRHSSPSNLYLGEALAALEGTETANVYASGMGAITSVVFQLCDAGEHIISSRTIYGGTYAFMKNFLKKFDIDTSFIDITDIEIVEAAITPKTKMIYCEGVSNPLLEVADIEALAKLAKKHKIPLVVDNTFSPLTIAPAKLGANVVIHSLTKFINGTSDCVAGAVCGTTDFCLSLKDVNNGAGMLLGSTLDSLRAASILKNMRTLHIRMKKHSENAQYLAEKFEKDGFRVVYPGLASHSGNSVMKKQMNPEYGFGGLLTLDVGTLDHANALMELMQEKKLGYLAVSLGFYKTLFSAPGTSTSSEIPEEEQKEMGLSDGLIRFSIGLDNDIQRTYDTMKSCMAYLGIQGKKAISV; from the coding sequence ATGGACTTTAAGGCATCGAACAATTTGCAGGATTTACAATACTTTGGAGAATACGGTGGAGTGAACCCATCGGTCTCGGATTCATCTACCTACACCTTTTTATCGGCCAAAACCATGTTCGATACATTCGAAGGCAATACCGAGGGGTGTTATCTGTACAGCAGGCACTCCTCCCCGTCCAATTTATACTTGGGAGAAGCCCTTGCAGCATTGGAAGGTACCGAAACCGCAAATGTTTATGCGAGTGGCATGGGGGCGATAACATCGGTTGTTTTTCAATTGTGCGATGCAGGGGAACATATCATAAGCAGTAGAACTATTTATGGTGGTACGTATGCCTTTATGAAAAACTTTTTGAAAAAATTCGATATCGATACATCTTTCATTGATATCACGGATATTGAAATTGTGGAAGCCGCCATAACCCCGAAAACCAAAATGATCTATTGCGAAGGTGTGAGCAATCCCTTGCTTGAGGTCGCTGATATTGAAGCTTTGGCCAAACTGGCCAAAAAACATAAAATACCCTTGGTAGTCGATAATACTTTCTCTCCGTTGACCATAGCCCCGGCCAAATTGGGAGCCAATGTCGTAATACACAGCCTAACCAAATTCATTAACGGAACGAGCGATTGTGTCGCTGGTGCAGTGTGTGGCACTACAGATTTTTGCCTTAGCCTCAAAGATGTGAATAATGGTGCCGGGATGTTATTGGGCAGTACGTTGGACAGTCTACGGGCGGCATCCATTTTAAAGAACATGCGAACGCTGCACATCCGAATGAAAAAGCATAGCGAGAATGCCCAATATCTTGCGGAAAAATTCGAGAAAGACGGGTTTAGGGTGGTTTACCCCGGCTTGGCATCACATTCCGGAAATTCCGTAATGAAAAAACAAATGAATCCTGAATATGGTTTTGGAGGATTATTGACATTGGACGTCGGCACATTGGACCATGCCAATGCCTTAATGGAATTAATGCAAGAAAAAAAGTTGGGTTATTTGGCCGTAAGCCTAGGGTTTTATAAGACATTGTTCAGCGCACCCGGTACCTCAACCTCTTCGGAAATTCCAGAAGAGGAACAAAAAGAAATGGGTTTAAGTGATGGCCTTATTCGTTTCTCCATTGGTTTGGATAATGACATCCAAAGAACTTATGATACGATGAAAAGCTGTATGGCCTATTTGGGAATACAAGGTAAAAAAGCGATATCTGTCTAG
- a CDS encoding Lrp/AsnC family transcriptional regulator yields MLKFDEIDKNLLGLLQADCKKTTKEYAIRLGLSTTAVYERIKRLEKNQVIDKYVALVDKQKANKSFTAFCHVKLVQHTKEHINQFEREILKLDEVVECHHLSGDYDYILKIHVSDMKAYRNFMVTKLTAINHIGSTQSSFVINEVNHTTAIPL; encoded by the coding sequence ATGCTAAAATTCGATGAAATAGATAAAAACCTACTGGGTTTATTGCAGGCCGATTGTAAAAAGACCACCAAGGAGTATGCAATCCGATTGGGTTTATCTACCACGGCCGTATACGAGCGCATTAAACGATTGGAAAAAAATCAAGTAATCGATAAATATGTAGCTCTGGTAGATAAACAAAAAGCAAATAAGTCGTTCACGGCTTTTTGCCATGTAAAGCTCGTTCAGCATACCAAGGAACATATCAATCAATTTGAGCGTGAAATCCTAAAACTGGATGAAGTTGTGGAATGCCATCATTTGAGCGGTGATTATGATTATATTTTGAAAATACATGTCAGCGATATGAAGGCCTACCGTAATTTTATGGTTACTAAGCTAACGGCGATTAACCATATTGGAAGTACGCAGAGTTCTTTTGTGATCAATGAGGTAAATCATACTACCGCAATACCGTTGTAA
- the lpdA gene encoding dihydrolipoyl dehydrogenase, producing MSSYDVAIIGSGPGGYVAAIRCAQLGMKTAIIEKYGTLGGTCLNVGCIPSKSLLDSSHHYEDAVKHFSEHGIDIPGEIKVNLEQMIARKQGVVDQTCAGVKFLMDKNKIEVFEGLGSFKDATHINIKKNDGKIETIAAKNIIIATGSKPSTLPFIKIDKERIITSTEALELKEIPKHMIIIGGGVIGLELGQVYKRLGAEVTVVEYMDRIIPGMDSALSKELMKVMKKQKVKFALSHKVKSVERKGNEIIVKADDKKGQEIVFKGDYCLVSVGRRPYTDSLNAEAAGVKLDHRGRVAVNDHMQTSASNIYAIGDVVRGAMLAHKAEEEGTMVAEILAGQKPHIDYNLIPGVVYTWPEVAAVGKTEEELKEAGIEYKVGQFPMRALGRSRASMDLDGFVKILADKKTDEVLGVHMIGARCADLIAEAVTAMEFRASAEDISRMSHSHPTYAEAVKEAALAATGDRALHV from the coding sequence ATGAGTTCATACGATGTAGCCATAATTGGCTCAGGTCCCGGAGGGTACGTAGCGGCCATTCGCTGTGCGCAACTGGGAATGAAAACGGCAATAATTGAAAAATACGGTACTTTGGGCGGTACGTGTTTAAATGTAGGTTGTATTCCTTCCAAATCCTTGTTGGATTCCTCACATCATTATGAAGACGCCGTAAAACATTTTAGCGAACACGGCATTGATATTCCGGGCGAGATAAAAGTAAACTTGGAACAAATGATTGCCCGCAAACAAGGGGTGGTTGACCAAACTTGCGCTGGGGTCAAGTTTTTGATGGACAAAAACAAAATCGAAGTTTTCGAAGGTTTGGGTAGCTTTAAGGACGCTACGCATATAAATATCAAAAAGAACGATGGTAAAATAGAAACCATAGCGGCCAAGAATATCATTATTGCCACAGGTTCTAAACCCTCTACCTTACCTTTTATCAAGATTGATAAAGAACGCATTATAACATCTACCGAAGCTTTAGAATTAAAGGAAATACCCAAGCATATGATTATCATAGGCGGCGGGGTTATCGGCCTTGAGTTGGGTCAAGTATATAAAAGACTGGGGGCCGAAGTTACTGTTGTGGAATATATGGACCGAATTATTCCTGGAATGGACAGTGCGCTATCCAAGGAATTGATGAAAGTCATGAAAAAGCAAAAAGTGAAATTTGCGTTGTCCCACAAGGTAAAATCCGTTGAAAGAAAAGGAAATGAAATTATCGTTAAGGCCGATGATAAAAAAGGTCAGGAAATAGTATTTAAGGGCGATTATTGTTTAGTCTCTGTAGGTCGTAGACCTTACACTGACAGTCTTAATGCAGAAGCTGCTGGAGTAAAGCTGGATCATAGGGGCAGGGTAGCGGTAAATGACCATATGCAGACCAGTGCTTCAAATATTTATGCCATAGGTGATGTTGTACGTGGTGCCATGTTGGCCCATAAAGCTGAAGAAGAGGGCACTATGGTCGCCGAAATTTTAGCGGGACAAAAGCCACATATTGATTACAATTTGATTCCGGGAGTGGTTTACACATGGCCTGAAGTCGCTGCTGTGGGCAAGACTGAAGAGGAATTAAAAGAAGCCGGTATTGAGTACAAAGTCGGGCAATTCCCGATGCGTGCTTTAGGACGTTCCAGGGCCAGCATGGATCTGGACGGATTCGTAAAGATACTTGCCGACAAAAAAACCGATGAGGTCTTGGGCGTACATATGATCGGTGCGCGTTGTGCCGATTTAATCGCAGAAGCCGTAACGGCTATGGAATTTAGGGCCTCAGCCGAGGATATATCCCGTATGAGCCATTCTCACCCTACCTATGCCGAGGCAGTTAAAGAAGCTGCATTAGCCGCAACAGGGGATAGGGCTCTTCATGTTTAA
- a CDS encoding CDGSH iron-sulfur domain-containing protein: protein MSDKKYAPIAVELEKDKRYAWCTCSHSSNQPFCDGSHRAHNATPSLGFSVEEDKKAYLCTCKQTSNPPYCDGSHNQ from the coding sequence ATGAGCGACAAGAAATATGCCCCTATCGCAGTTGAACTGGAAAAAGATAAACGGTATGCATGGTGTACCTGCAGCCACAGTAGCAACCAACCCTTTTGCGATGGTTCGCACAGAGCGCATAATGCAACACCTTCTTTAGGGTTTAGTGTAGAAGAAGACAAAAAAGCTTATCTGTGTACATGTAAGCAAACGAGCAATCCGCCATACTGCGATGGTTCGCATAACCAGTAA